A single Arachidicoccus sp. BS20 DNA region contains:
- the metK gene encoding methionine adenosyltransferase, with amino-acid sequence MPYLFTSESVSEGHPDKVADQISDALIDNFLAFDPQSKVACETLVTTGQVVLAGEVKSTAYLDVQTIARDVIKKIGYTKSEYMFEANSCGVISAIHEQSPDINQGVVRKNKEEQGAGDQGMMFGYATNETENYMPLALDLAHTLLIELAALRRENKQIKYLRPDAKSQVTLEYDDNNKPVRIDAIVISTQHDDFDTEEKMLSKIEKDIKTILIPRIVKKYPAYKHFFNDAIRYHINPTGKFVIGGPHGDTGLTGRKIIVDTYGGKGAHGGGAFSGKDPSKVDRSAAYATRHIAKNLVAAGVADEALVQVSYAIGVAKPMGIYVNTFGTANVELTDGEISTIVEEVFDMRPYFIEERLKLRTPIYSETAAYGHMGRQNEVITKVFKSPDGKEKKVKVELFTWEKLDYVTKVKKAFKLK; translated from the coding sequence ATGCCTTATTTGTTTACTTCCGAGTCCGTATCAGAAGGACATCCCGACAAAGTCGCTGACCAGATTTCAGATGCATTAATCGATAATTTTTTGGCGTTTGACCCGCAGTCAAAGGTGGCTTGCGAAACGCTCGTAACCACAGGGCAAGTGGTGCTTGCAGGCGAAGTAAAATCAACCGCTTACCTTGATGTACAAACCATCGCGCGCGACGTAATCAAAAAAATCGGTTACACTAAAAGCGAATATATGTTTGAAGCAAATTCCTGTGGTGTGATTTCTGCAATCCACGAACAATCGCCGGATATTAACCAAGGCGTTGTGCGGAAAAACAAGGAAGAGCAAGGCGCCGGCGACCAGGGAATGATGTTTGGTTACGCAACCAACGAAACCGAAAATTATATGCCTTTGGCATTAGACCTGGCGCATACTTTACTGATTGAACTGGCTGCGCTTCGCAGAGAAAACAAGCAAATCAAATATCTTCGTCCCGATGCAAAATCGCAGGTAACGCTGGAATATGATGATAACAACAAACCAGTTCGTATCGATGCCATCGTAATCTCTACACAGCACGACGATTTTGATACGGAAGAAAAAATGCTGTCAAAAATCGAGAAAGATATTAAGACCATTTTGATTCCGAGAATTGTAAAAAAATATCCTGCCTACAAACACTTTTTCAACGATGCAATTAGATATCATATCAATCCAACAGGTAAGTTTGTAATCGGCGGTCCGCACGGCGATACAGGCTTGACAGGAAGAAAAATTATCGTAGATACTTACGGCGGAAAGGGCGCGCACGGCGGCGGCGCTTTCAGCGGAAAAGACCCAAGCAAAGTGGACAGAAGCGCGGCGTATGCAACACGCCACATTGCGAAAAACCTTGTAGCGGCGGGCGTTGCAGACGAAGCGCTGGTGCAGGTTTCTTATGCAATCGGCGTAGCAAAACCGATGGGTATTTATGTAAATACTTTCGGTACGGCGAATGTGGAATTAACCGACGGCGAGATTTCTACAATTGTAGAAGAAGTATTTGATATGCGTCCTTATTTCATTGAAGAAAGATTGAAATTGCGCACACCCATTTACAGCGAAACTGCAGCTTACGGACACATGGGACGCCAAAACGAAGTGATTACAAAAGTCTTCAAATCGCCCGACGGTAAAGAGAAAAAAGTGAAAGTGGAATTGTTCACTTGGGAAAAACTGGACTATGTAACGAAGGTTAAGAAAGCGTTTAAATTGAAATAA
- a CDS encoding glycogen/starch synthase, which produces MSNKKRILFISTEMSPYLELTEYAEIINKLAIKSNEAGLEVRCIMPRFGVINERRHRLHEVVRLSGINVPVGNDDYPLQIKVASLPNARLQVYFLDNEEFFKRKFVFHDENEQWFDDNGLRTVFFAKGALETVKKFGWAPDIIHCSGWMTSLIPLYVKTAYKKDPVFTNSKVLFSVSPNTFEEKVEKDFLELAAINANIKPKDLEPFKTLDNTGMNKGGATYADGIIFASDAIDKKLIAEFSKAKGKKILPFKGWDTDLSEYIELYNEIAP; this is translated from the coding sequence ATGTCTAATAAAAAAAGAATTTTATTTATTTCTACGGAAATGTCGCCCTATTTAGAACTGACAGAATACGCAGAAATAATCAATAAGCTGGCAATTAAAAGTAATGAAGCAGGACTGGAAGTGAGATGTATTATGCCACGCTTTGGCGTTATTAACGAGCGCCGTCATCGTTTGCACGAAGTAGTGCGTTTATCAGGAATTAATGTTCCGGTAGGTAATGACGATTATCCTCTTCAAATAAAAGTTGCTTCGTTGCCCAACGCAAGATTGCAGGTTTATTTTTTAGACAATGAAGAGTTTTTCAAAAGAAAATTTGTTTTTCACGACGAGAACGAACAATGGTTTGACGACAACGGATTGCGTACCGTGTTCTTTGCAAAAGGCGCGCTGGAAACCGTTAAAAAATTCGGTTGGGCGCCCGACATTATCCATTGCAGCGGCTGGATGACGAGCCTGATTCCTTTGTATGTAAAAACGGCTTATAAAAAAGATCCGGTATTTACCAATAGCAAAGTATTATTTTCTGTATCGCCTAACACATTTGAAGAAAAGGTAGAAAAAGATTTTCTGGAACTTGCGGCTATCAACGCAAATATCAAACCGAAGGATTTAGAACCGTTTAAAACGCTCGATAATACAGGTATGAACAAAGGCGGTGCCACTTACGCCGATGGAATTATTTTTGCATCCGATGCTATCGATAAAAAATTAATTGCCGAATTTTCTAAAGCCAAAGGCAAAAAAATATTGCCGTTCAAAGGTTGGGATACCGACCTCAGCGAATACATTGAACTGTACAATGAAATTGCCCCGTAA
- the panC gene encoding pantoate--beta-alanine ligase yields the protein MILFKRISDLQTHLQKLRQENKTIGFAPTMGALHEGHLSLIKASQEEVDITICSIFVNPTQFNDSKDFEKYPITIDNDIYLLEKQRCDILFLPSVNEIYPNGKELKQLYDLGFIESILEGAFRPGHFQGVCQVVDRLLEIVQPDLLFMGQKDYQQIMVVKKMIELKNHKAKVIVVPIFREPSGLASSSRNMRLTNDEKEKATAIYQSLIFIKENISRLFFVEIKQQVAEMLMNSEFQKIDYIEICNAETLEPLEKYDKTIKLVALIAAFIGEVRLIDNMIL from the coding sequence ATGATTTTATTCAAACGAATTTCAGATTTACAAACGCATCTTCAAAAGCTCAGACAGGAGAACAAAACCATCGGTTTTGCCCCTACAATGGGTGCGCTGCACGAAGGACATCTATCGCTCATAAAAGCCTCTCAGGAAGAAGTGGATATTACGATTTGCAGCATATTTGTAAATCCAACACAATTTAACGACAGCAAGGATTTTGAGAAATATCCTATCACAATTGACAACGATATTTATCTATTAGAAAAACAACGTTGCGATATACTGTTTCTTCCGTCCGTAAACGAAATTTATCCGAACGGAAAAGAACTAAAACAGCTTTACGATTTAGGTTTTATAGAATCCATTCTGGAAGGTGCTTTCCGTCCCGGACACTTTCAAGGTGTGTGCCAGGTAGTGGACAGATTGCTCGAAATTGTTCAGCCCGATTTACTGTTCATGGGACAAAAAGATTACCAGCAAATCATGGTTGTGAAGAAAATGATTGAGTTGAAAAATCATAAAGCCAAAGTCATAGTTGTACCTATCTTCAGAGAGCCAAGCGGACTCGCAAGCAGCAGCAGAAATATGCGTTTGACTAATGATGAAAAAGAAAAAGCCACGGCGATTTACCAAAGTTTGATTTTTATTAAAGAAAATATCAGCAGGCTTTTCTTTGTTGAAATAAAACAGCAGGTTGCCGAAATGCTGATGAACAGCGAATTTCAGAAGATTGATTATATAGAAATTTGTAATGCGGAAACGCTGGAGCCCTTGGAAAAATATGACAAAACCATAAAATTAGTCGCACTAATTGCCGCATTCATTGGCGAAGTAAGATTGATTGATAACATGATTTTATAA